The following are encoded in a window of Fusarium verticillioides 7600 chromosome 6, whole genome shotgun sequence genomic DNA:
- a CDS encoding TATA-box-binding protein has protein sequence MEGIQTHPSNAAQAKAFTAPGSLSFPGATNELTPPPVGTGDAAQRPALNGQQAANGNGVAPATPVATPAATQGPSGITPTLQNIVATVNLDCRLDLKTIALHARNAEYNPKRFAAVIMRIREPKTTALIFASGKMVVTGAKSEDDSKLASRKYARIIQKLGFNAKFTDFKIQNIVGSCDIKFPIRLEGLASRHHNFSSYEPELFPGLIYRMIKPKIVLLIFVSGKIVLTGAKVREEIYQAFEMIYPVLQDFRKV, from the exons ATGGAAGGCATCCAGACACACCCATCGAACGCGGCGCAAGCTAAGGCGTTCACGGCGCCAGGATCGCTGTCGTTCCCTGGAGCTACCAACGAGCTGACACCTCCGCCCGTCGGCACCGGTGATGCTGCTCAGCGACCTGCCCTCAACGGCCAGCAGGCGGCAAATGGCAATGGGGTGGCACCCGCAACGCCTGTCGCGACGCCTGCTGCTACTCAAGGACCTAGTGGAATTACTCCCACTCTACA GAACATCGTGGCTACAGTGAACTTGGACTGCCGCTTggacctcaagaccatcgctCTGCATGCTCGTAACGCAGAGTACAACCCCAAG CGTTTCGCCGCTGTCATCATGCGAATCCGCGAACCCAAGACAACCGCTCTGATCTTCGCTTCCGGCAAGATGGTCGTCACTGGTGCGAAGTCTGAAGACGATTCGAAGCTCGCTTCAAGAAAGTACGCTCGTATCATTCAGAAGCTTGGATTCAATGCCAAGTTCACCGACTTCAAAATTCAGAACATCGTCGGCTCTTGCGACATTAAGTTCCCTATCCGACTCGAGGGTTTGGCATCTCGCCATCACAATTTCAGTTCTTATGAACCCGAGTTGTTCCCCGGTCTTATCTACCGCAtgatcaagcccaagatcgtgcttctcatctttgtcaGTGGCAAGATCGTTTTGACTGGTGCCAAGGTCCGAGAGGAAATCTACCAGGCCTTCGAGATGATCTACCCTGTGTTGCAAG ATTTCCGCAAAGTCTAA
- a CDS encoding electron-transferring-flavoprotein dehydrogenase: MPAPRPVSRCLQRSSGVLSRPQVRPARSNLSIATISATSSITRRTSTAVWSGARVPMASRAFSTTSRLRDDDEDFDPASVERESDEVDVCIVGAGPAGLSAAIRLKQLANEAGNEDFRVLVLEKAGDLGAHILSGAVIQPTSINELIPDWLDENNPNRFEHATPAGTDRMRFLTKNSAIPIPAPPQMTNHGNYIVSLNQFVKWLGERAEEIGVEVYPGFAASEVVYASDGSVKGVATNDLGVGRDGKPKETFERGMEFHARVTMFGEGCHGSLSKQVINKFDLRRDSQHQTYGLGVKEVWEIDPAKFEKGLVVHSMGYPLPKDVYGGSFMYHFGENLVQIGLVVSLDYSNPWMSPYQEFQKLKRHPLFRDVLEGGKCISYGARALIEGGFQSIPKVAFPGGALIGDSAGFVNVPKVKGTHNAMKSGMLAAEAAWTAISEKTDEGTVFLYDYENKLRDSPIWKELKEVRNMRPSFHTPLGLYGGIMYSGLEAYVFKGRVPWTLRHKTPDHAATLPADKVPKIEYEKPDGKLTFDILTSVSRTGTNHEEDQPVHLQVKDWDAHAESTYPPFKGLENRFCPAGVYEYVEDESKPHGVRFQINAQNCIHCKTCDIKAPHQDINWQVPQGGEGPKYYMT; this comes from the exons ATGCCCGCCCCACGACCAGTTTCGCGATGCCTCCAGCGCAGTTCGGGAGTGCTTTCTCGTCCCCAAGTTCGCCCCGCTAGATCCAACCTCTCTATCGCCACAATCTCAGCTACATCATCTATTACAAGAAGGACATCTACGGCAGTATGGTCTGGCGCAAGGGTTCCAATGGCTTCTCGTGCCTTTAGCACTACCTCTCGACTtcgagatgatgacgaagattTCGACCCCGCGAGCGTTGAGCGAGAGTCCGACGAGGTTGATGTCTGTATTGTAGGAGCTGGTCCCGCTGGACTCAGCGCCGCTATTCGTCTCAAGCAACTTGCTAATGAAGCTGGAAACGAGGATTTTCGGGTGCTTGTCCTGGAAAAGGCTGGTGACCTCGGCGCTCACATCCTCTCTGGAGCTGTGATCCAGCCCACCTCCATCAACGAACTTATCCCTGACTGGCTCGACGAGAACAATCCCAATCGTTTCGAACATGCCACTCCTGCTGGCACCGACCGTATGCGATTCCTCACCAAGAACTCTGCTATACCCATTCCAGCGCCTCCTCAAATGACCAATCATGGAAATTACATCGTTAGCTTAAACCAATTCGTAAAATGGCTTGGAGAGCGGGCTGAGGAGATTGGAGTTGAGGTTTACCCCGGATTCGCTGCCTCTGAGGTCGTTTATGCTTCAGATGGTTCAGTTAAGGGTGTCGCCACCAACGACCTTGGAGTTGGCCGTGATGGCAAGCCCAAGGAAACGTTCGAGCGAGGCATGGAGTTCCATGCGAGAGTCACCATGTTTGGCGAAGGATGCCATGGAAGCCTGAGCAAACAGGTTATCAACAAATTCGATCTGCGCAGGGACAGCCAGCACCAGACTTACGGCCTTGGTGTCAAAGAGGTTTGGGAGATTGATCCTGCCAAGTTTGAAAAGGGTCTAGTTGTGCATTCAATGGGTTACCCGCTACCCAAAGATGTGTACGGCGGCTCTTTCATGTACCACTTTGGCGAGAACCTGGTTCAAATTGGTCTCGTCGTCTCGCTTGATTACTCGAACCCTTGGATGTCCCCTTACCAGGAgttccagaagttgaagcgGCACCCCTTGTTCCGTGATGTCCTCGAGGGCGGCAAGTGCATCTCGTACGGTGCTCGAGCTCTTATTGAGGGTGGTTTCCAGTCTATTCCCAAGGTCGCTTTCCCAGGCGGTGCGCTCATTGGTGACTCGGCTGGCTTTGTCAACGTTCCGAAGGTCAAGGGCACTCACAATGCCATGAAGTCAGGCATGCTTGCCGCCGAGGCAGCATGGACTGCTATTAGCGAAAAGACCGACGAAGGCACAGTATTCTTGTACGACTACGAGAACAAGTTGAGAGATTCTCCTATCTGGAAGGAACTCAAGGAGGTGCGCAACATGCGACCCTCTTTCCACACTCCTCTCGGTCTTTATGGCGGTATCATGTACTCTGGCCTCGAGGCTTATGTCTTCAAGGGTCGTGTTCCTTGGACACTTAGGCATAAGACTCCCGACCACGCTGCTACCCTTCCTGCCGATAAGGTACCCAAGATCGAGTACGAGAAGCCTGACGGCAAGCTCACGTTTGATATCTTGACGAGTGTTTCCCGAACAGGAACCAATCACGAGGAGGATCAACCGGTTCATTTACAAGTCAAGGACTGGGACGCTCACGCTGAGTCAACATACCCTCCTTTCAAGGGTCTGGAGAACCGATTCTGCCCAGCTGGTGTTTACGAgtatgttgaggatgagtcAAAGCCCCACGGCGTGCGCTTCCAAATTAACGCACAGAA TTGCATCCATTGCAAAACGTGCGATATCAAGGCTCCTCACCAGGACATCAACTGGCAGGTGCCTCAAGGAGGTGAAGGTCCCAAATACTACATGACCTAA
- a CDS encoding ubiquitin-protein ligase E3 C, which produces MFSTFTGNSRRPRNVNLSGTTGNPFTNTSWSPSAVSNTTKTVSNAQAEREKRQADREKLKAASKIQRIWRGYKTRAELKESQRNTFDALYKSEPRQNPSERLPKASGLLLSFFSLRRDDDIQRAICYAHDTDSVDLEAIAPSNVSLSRVGCLIQLLLQALDRAIPIGDLSGDTHILFKLVLRIITKYPDFLIPVIDSYYTVVAKLCQFQKLSEQWQDITLQAISRPLEAPSHEGTSQVYRAYAFSFLTKNNLYFFEENISTLSSAVRLSDLSKAIATGLSSRSSEKQSEDAQLWLLAHFIDLSRFNTNNSSGSGVLEALYAQLSGLSSTISVRLSAKSTDSDENISEEPLMPSLDPYITAKLMSLVDSNGISQTLHEFSTNLAGSSWQEYQSTSLLAGYILTLLRCFPANSDDIRMRLFLEEIPTISGDVPTVKFLWHIMSETAVFEKLRTESEAPLNVLRRYLGVTSETSNSLEEEQDWRIALLFLELYIFILRLSDDEDFFSGIDPRIMEQNQSISRIRSCSLSLEDVKMLTIFLKNTAFTLHYRAQDLSKSAESLEAASRYRFDTYFGSGQSTAMIPEEPSSPTKSPTRLDIDSLRNIVTTAMKMLYERDSRKRFLPTDHWLMTSKLDQSDFVSAVIAEEKRQIDEDSDASDEGSEYGDGPGIYSTIVGQRLSRHARLEKLKAQQIRSQRERKLAEMKPKLEILKHMPFAVPFETRVQIFRHFIQLDRLQRGEGSQPFFAGPFAKHHAQISRESLFDDAYKQFYEIGDDLKGPIQITFVDQFGAAEAGIDGGGVTKEFLISVATEAFSAEGGRGMFTSNEKGLLYPDPTALDVIREELRHAGMTEADSTFRDMISDLLRRYEFLGRIIGKCMYEGILVDLVFAGFFLLKWTSTGPNDENTYKGSVNDLRDMDEDLYRGMLRLKNHPGDVSEMGVDFTIEDQVSDPKDSVKTVTRKLIANGDQIHVTNDNRLLYISYVARHRLVVQPAPQTSAFLRGLRSIIRPSWLSMFNQSELQRLVGGDSSEIDVEDLRKHTIYGGLYQIGDDGEEHDTIKLFWKVMHSFTDDQRRAVLKYVSSTPRAPLLGFSQLKPLFSIRDGGTDEERLPSTSTCVNLLKLPRYTTEATLREKLLYAIQSGAGFDLS; this is translated from the exons atgttCTCGACATTCACGGGCAACTCGAGACGCCCTCGAAATGTCAACCTTAGCGGCACCACCGGGAATCCCTTCACCAATACTTCGTGGTCACCATCTGCTGTCTCGAATACAACAAAGACCGTTTCAAATGCACAGGCCGAGCGTGAGAAACGACAAGCTGATCGGGAAAAGCTAAAGGCGGCCAGCAAGATACAGAGAATATGGAGAGGTTATAAAACaagagctgagctgaaggagtCTCAGAGAAACACCTTCGATGCTCTGTACAAATCAGAGCCTCGTCAGAATCCTTCTGAGAGGCTTCCTAAAGCATCCGGGCTGCTTCTGTCTTTCTTCAGCCTGCGACGAGATGACGACATACAGCGAGCTATTTGTTATGCACATGATACCGATTCTGTGGACCTCGAAGCAATTGCTCCCTCGAATGTTTCTCTGTCACGAGTAGGATGCCTTATTCAACTGCTTTTACAGGCCTTGGACAGGGCTATACCAATAGG AGATCTTTCTGGCGATACCCATATTCTTTTTAAGCTCGTTCTTCGCATCATTACGAAGTACCCCGATTTTCTCATTCCCGTAATCGACAGTTACTATACAGTAGTCGCCAAGCTATGTCAATTTCAGAAGCTCAGTGAGCAGTGGCAGGATATCACGCTTCAAGCGATTTCTAGGCCACTTGAGGCACCATCTCATGAAG GGACATCACAAGTCTATCGTGCATACgccttctctttcttgaccaagaataATCTGTACTTCTTTGAAGAGAATATTTCCACGCTATCCAGCGCAGTCAGACTTTCTGATCTTTCAAAGGCGATAGCCACAGGGTTGTCCTCTCGATCGAGCGAGAAACAGTCTGAGGATGCTCAACTCTGGCTGCTCGCCCACTTCATCGATTTGAGTCGCTTTAACACCAACAATAGCAGCGGCTCAGGTGTTTTGGAAGCACTTTACGCTCAATTATCGGGCCTGTCTTCTACCATCAGTGTCCGGTTGTCGGCAAAGTCGACAGATAGCGACGAGAATATCTCTGAAGAACCTCTGATGCCATCGCTAGATCCTTATATTACTGCTAAACTCATGTCTCTAGTGGACAGCAATGGCATTTCGCAAACGTTACACGAGTTCTCAACCAACCTGGCAGGATCCTCTTGGCAAGAATATCAGAGCACAAGCCTTTTGGCTGGGTATATCTTGACCCTACTCCGATGCTTCCCTGCAAATAGCGACGACATACGCATGCGCCTCTTTCTTGAGGAAATTCCTACGATCTCGGGTGATGTACCAACGGTAAAGTTTCTCTGGCACATTATGAGCGAAACAGCGGTCTTCGAGAAGTTGAGGACTGAGTCAGAGGCCCCTCTCAACGTCCTCCGCAGGTATTTAGGTGTTACATCAGAGACTTCGAACTCCCTAGAAGAGGAGCAGGATTGGCGGATCGCCCTCTTGTTCCTTGAGCTGTACATATTCATTCTGCGTTTgagcgatgacgaggatttTTTCAGTGGTATTGACCCACGGATCATGGAGCAAAACCAGTCAATATCCCGCATTCGATCCTGCAGCCTGTCTTTGGAGGACGTCAAAATGCTGACGATCTTTCTGAAGAATACTGCATTTACTCTTCACTACAGAGCCCAAGACCTCTCCAAATCTGCTGAGAGTCTCGAGGCAGCCTCCAGATATCGTTTTGACACCTATTTTGGTTCTGGACAATCCACAGCAATGATACCGGAGGAACCTTCATCCCCCACAAAGAGTCCGACgaggcttgatatcgacAGCCTACGAAACATTGTTACAACAGCTATGAAAATGCTGTATGAAAGAGATTCGAGGAAACGATTCTTACCCACAGACCATTGGCTTATGACCTCAAAACTCGACCAGTCAGACTTTGTCAGTGCCGTTATTGCAGAGGAAAAGCGCCAGATCGATGAAGACTCTGATGCCAGCGATGAGGGCAGTGAGTATGGGGATGGTCCAGGTATTTACTCAACCATTGTTGGCCAGCGACTGTCACGACACGCGAGGCTCGAGAAACTCAAGGCTCAGCAGATTCGAAGTCAAAGAGAGCGCAAATTAGCAGAGATGAAGCCCAAGCTGGAGATCCTAAAACACATGCCGTTTGCAGTCCCTTTCGAAACTCGCGTTCAAATCTTTCGCCACTTTATCCAATTAGATCGACTGCAACGAGGGGAGGGCAGCCAGCCATTTTTTGCCGGTCCGTTTGCGAAGCATCATGCACAAATTTCACGTGAGAGTCTCTTTGACGATGCATATAAGCAATTCTATGAGATAGGGGACGATCTCAAGGGGCCTATCCAGATCACATTTGTTGATCAGTTCGGTGCCGCCGAGGCCGGTAttgatggaggaggtgtTACCAAAGAGTTCCTTATCAGCGTAGCGACAGAAGCGTTCAGTGCTGAAGGTGGTAGAGGCATGTTCACCTCGAACGAAAAGGGACTTCTGTACCCTGATCCCACAGCTCTCGACGTCATTCGGGAGGAATTGCGCCATGCCGGAATGACAGAAGCCGACAGCACATTCCGAGATATGATATCAGATTTACTCAGGCGGTATGAATTTCTCGGCAGGATCATAGGCAAGTGCATGTATGAGGGCATTCTCGTTGACCTGGTTTTTGCTGGCTTTTTTCTCCTCAAGTGGACATCGACAGGGCCCAACGATGAGAATACTTATAAAGGCAGCGTGAACGATCTTCGAGACATGGATGAGGATCTCTACAGAGGCATGCTGCGACTCAAGAATCACCCTGGGGATGTTTCTGAAATGGGGGTCGACTTCACGATTGAGGACCAGGTTTCAGACCCTAAAGATTCAGTGAAGACTGTCACCAGAAAGCTCATAGCCAATGGCGATCAGATCCACGTTACGAACGACAACCGCCTCTTGTACATTTCGTATGTCGCTCGGCATCGTTTAGTTGTTCAGCCAGCACCACAGACCTCGGCCTTCCTGCGTGGTTTGAGGTCTATTATCCGCCCTTCGTGGCTGTCTATGTTTAATCAGTCGGAGCTGCAGCGTCTTGTCGGCGGCGACTCATCCGAGATCGATGTCGAAGATCTCCGGAAGCATACCATCTATGGCGGCTTATACCAAATTGGCGATGACGGTGAAGAGCATGACACAATCAAGTTGTTCTGGAAAGTCATGCATAGCTTCACAGATGATCAACGCCGTGCCGTTCTCAAATATGTCAGCTCAACACCCCGGGCCCCTTTGTTGGGCTTCTCACAACTGAAACCATTGTTCAGCATTCGGGATGGCGGAACAGACGAGGAGAGACTTCCGAGTACTAGCACATGTGTTAACCTACTCAAACTTCCAAGATATACAACAGAGGCGACACTTCGCGAGAAGTTGCTTTATGCTATACAGTCAGGGGCGGGTTTCGACCTCAGCTAA
- a CDS encoding ubiquitin-protein ligase E3 C, producing the protein MFSTFTGNSRRPRNVNLSGTTGNPFTNTSWSPSAVSNTTKTVSNAQAEREKRQADREKLKAASKIQRIWRGYKTRAELKESQRNTFDALYKSEPRQNPSERLPKASGLLLSFFSLRRDDDIQRAICYAHDTDSVDLEAIAPSNVSLSRVGCLIQLLLQALDRAIPIGDLSGDTHILFKLVLRIITKYPDFLIPVIDSYYTVVAKLCQFQKLSEQWQDITLQAISRPLEAPSHEGTSQVYRAYAFSFLTKNNLYFFEENISTLSSAVRLSDLSKAIATGLSSRSSEKQSEDAQLWLLAHFIDLSRFNTNNSSGSGVLEALYAQLSGLSSTISVRLSAKSTDSDENISEEPLMPSLDPYITAKLMSLVDSNGISQTLHEFSTNLAGSSWQEYQSTSLLAGYILTLLRCFPANSDDIRMRLFLEEIPTISGDVPTVKFLWHIMSETAVFEKLRTESEAPLNVLRRYLGVTSETSNSLEEEQDWRIALLFLELYIFILRLSDDEDFFSGIDPRIMEQNQSISRIRSCSLSLEDVKMLTIFLKNTAFTLHYRAQDLSKSAESLEAASRYRFDTYFGSGQSTAMIPEEPSSPTKSPTRLDIDSLRNIVTTAMKMLYERDSRKRFLPTDHWLMTSKLDQSDFVSAVIAEEKRQIDEDSDASDEGSEYGDGPGIYSTIVGQRLSRHARLEKLKAQQIRSQRERKLAEMKPKLEILKHMPFAVPFETRVQIFRHFIQLDRLQRGEGSQPFFAGPFAKHHAQISRESLFDDAYKQFYEIGDDLKGPIQITFVDQFGAAEAGIDGGGVTKEFLISVATEAFSAEGGRGMFTSNEKGLLYPDPTALDVIREELRHAGMTEADSTFRDMISDLLRRYEFLGRIIGKCMYEGILVDLVFAGFFLLKWTSTGPNDENTYKGSVNDLRDMDEDLYRGMLRLKNHPGDVSEMGVDFTIEDQVSDPKDSVKTVTRKLIANGDQIHVTNDNRLLYISYVARHRLVVQPAPQTSAFLRGLRSIIRPSWLSMFNQSELQRLVGGDSSEIDVEDLRKHTIYGGLYQIGDDGEEHDTIKLFWKVMHSFTDDQRRAVLKYHSGWRNRRGETSEY; encoded by the exons atgttCTCGACATTCACGGGCAACTCGAGACGCCCTCGAAATGTCAACCTTAGCGGCACCACCGGGAATCCCTTCACCAATACTTCGTGGTCACCATCTGCTGTCTCGAATACAACAAAGACCGTTTCAAATGCACAGGCCGAGCGTGAGAAACGACAAGCTGATCGGGAAAAGCTAAAGGCGGCCAGCAAGATACAGAGAATATGGAGAGGTTATAAAACaagagctgagctgaaggagtCTCAGAGAAACACCTTCGATGCTCTGTACAAATCAGAGCCTCGTCAGAATCCTTCTGAGAGGCTTCCTAAAGCATCCGGGCTGCTTCTGTCTTTCTTCAGCCTGCGACGAGATGACGACATACAGCGAGCTATTTGTTATGCACATGATACCGATTCTGTGGACCTCGAAGCAATTGCTCCCTCGAATGTTTCTCTGTCACGAGTAGGATGCCTTATTCAACTGCTTTTACAGGCCTTGGACAGGGCTATACCAATAGG AGATCTTTCTGGCGATACCCATATTCTTTTTAAGCTCGTTCTTCGCATCATTACGAAGTACCCCGATTTTCTCATTCCCGTAATCGACAGTTACTATACAGTAGTCGCCAAGCTATGTCAATTTCAGAAGCTCAGTGAGCAGTGGCAGGATATCACGCTTCAAGCGATTTCTAGGCCACTTGAGGCACCATCTCATGAAG GGACATCACAAGTCTATCGTGCATACgccttctctttcttgaccaagaataATCTGTACTTCTTTGAAGAGAATATTTCCACGCTATCCAGCGCAGTCAGACTTTCTGATCTTTCAAAGGCGATAGCCACAGGGTTGTCCTCTCGATCGAGCGAGAAACAGTCTGAGGATGCTCAACTCTGGCTGCTCGCCCACTTCATCGATTTGAGTCGCTTTAACACCAACAATAGCAGCGGCTCAGGTGTTTTGGAAGCACTTTACGCTCAATTATCGGGCCTGTCTTCTACCATCAGTGTCCGGTTGTCGGCAAAGTCGACAGATAGCGACGAGAATATCTCTGAAGAACCTCTGATGCCATCGCTAGATCCTTATATTACTGCTAAACTCATGTCTCTAGTGGACAGCAATGGCATTTCGCAAACGTTACACGAGTTCTCAACCAACCTGGCAGGATCCTCTTGGCAAGAATATCAGAGCACAAGCCTTTTGGCTGGGTATATCTTGACCCTACTCCGATGCTTCCCTGCAAATAGCGACGACATACGCATGCGCCTCTTTCTTGAGGAAATTCCTACGATCTCGGGTGATGTACCAACGGTAAAGTTTCTCTGGCACATTATGAGCGAAACAGCGGTCTTCGAGAAGTTGAGGACTGAGTCAGAGGCCCCTCTCAACGTCCTCCGCAGGTATTTAGGTGTTACATCAGAGACTTCGAACTCCCTAGAAGAGGAGCAGGATTGGCGGATCGCCCTCTTGTTCCTTGAGCTGTACATATTCATTCTGCGTTTgagcgatgacgaggatttTTTCAGTGGTATTGACCCACGGATCATGGAGCAAAACCAGTCAATATCCCGCATTCGATCCTGCAGCCTGTCTTTGGAGGACGTCAAAATGCTGACGATCTTTCTGAAGAATACTGCATTTACTCTTCACTACAGAGCCCAAGACCTCTCCAAATCTGCTGAGAGTCTCGAGGCAGCCTCCAGATATCGTTTTGACACCTATTTTGGTTCTGGACAATCCACAGCAATGATACCGGAGGAACCTTCATCCCCCACAAAGAGTCCGACgaggcttgatatcgacAGCCTACGAAACATTGTTACAACAGCTATGAAAATGCTGTATGAAAGAGATTCGAGGAAACGATTCTTACCCACAGACCATTGGCTTATGACCTCAAAACTCGACCAGTCAGACTTTGTCAGTGCCGTTATTGCAGAGGAAAAGCGCCAGATCGATGAAGACTCTGATGCCAGCGATGAGGGCAGTGAGTATGGGGATGGTCCAGGTATTTACTCAACCATTGTTGGCCAGCGACTGTCACGACACGCGAGGCTCGAGAAACTCAAGGCTCAGCAGATTCGAAGTCAAAGAGAGCGCAAATTAGCAGAGATGAAGCCCAAGCTGGAGATCCTAAAACACATGCCGTTTGCAGTCCCTTTCGAAACTCGCGTTCAAATCTTTCGCCACTTTATCCAATTAGATCGACTGCAACGAGGGGAGGGCAGCCAGCCATTTTTTGCCGGTCCGTTTGCGAAGCATCATGCACAAATTTCACGTGAGAGTCTCTTTGACGATGCATATAAGCAATTCTATGAGATAGGGGACGATCTCAAGGGGCCTATCCAGATCACATTTGTTGATCAGTTCGGTGCCGCCGAGGCCGGTAttgatggaggaggtgtTACCAAAGAGTTCCTTATCAGCGTAGCGACAGAAGCGTTCAGTGCTGAAGGTGGTAGAGGCATGTTCACCTCGAACGAAAAGGGACTTCTGTACCCTGATCCCACAGCTCTCGACGTCATTCGGGAGGAATTGCGCCATGCCGGAATGACAGAAGCCGACAGCACATTCCGAGATATGATATCAGATTTACTCAGGCGGTATGAATTTCTCGGCAGGATCATAGGCAAGTGCATGTATGAGGGCATTCTCGTTGACCTGGTTTTTGCTGGCTTTTTTCTCCTCAAGTGGACATCGACAGGGCCCAACGATGAGAATACTTATAAAGGCAGCGTGAACGATCTTCGAGACATGGATGAGGATCTCTACAGAGGCATGCTGCGACTCAAGAATCACCCTGGGGATGTTTCTGAAATGGGGGTCGACTTCACGATTGAGGACCAGGTTTCAGACCCTAAAGATTCAGTGAAGACTGTCACCAGAAAGCTCATAGCCAATGGCGATCAGATCCACGTTACGAACGACAACCGCCTCTTGTACATTTCGTATGTCGCTCGGCATCGTTTAGTTGTTCAGCCAGCACCACAGACCTCGGCCTTCCTGCGTGGTTTGAGGTCTATTATCCGCCCTTCGTGGCTGTCTATGTTTAATCAGTCGGAGCTGCAGCGTCTTGTCGGCGGCGACTCATCCGAGATCGATGTCGAAGATCTCCGGAAGCATACCATCTATGGCGGCTTATACCAAATTGGCGATGACGGTGAAGAGCATGACACAATCAAGTTGTTCTGGAAAGTCATGCATAGCTTCACAGATGATCAACGCCGTGCCGTTCTCAAATAT CATTCGGGATGGCGGAACAGACGAGGAGAGACTTCCGAGTACTAG